The Amaranthus tricolor cultivar Red isolate AtriRed21 chromosome 6, ASM2621246v1, whole genome shotgun sequence genome has a segment encoding these proteins:
- the LOC130814935 gene encoding uncharacterized protein LOC130814935 produces the protein MLLRSASTPLLNSWALNNTTSGASISTTSSPEPNKSNISLTPSCCSRSRLVRASSESDLRHLSVVSPKLNPFGSGYGLESGFGFGSASRLLMNSGLGLRERVVEDEEEECDVVERENMGLSCDGSGGIGGGFDGGNGFGFGFGSWDSNNENGGESTDLYYQKMIEANPGNPLLLGNYAKFLKEFQGDYVKAEEYCGRAILANPSDGNLLSLYADLIWKTQKDSSRAETYFDQAVKASPDDCYVLASYAHFLWDADEDEEEDKEDMKMCSNSMPLPSRYFEGVPPLPPPLAAAS, from the exons ATGTTACTAAGAAGTGCATCAACTCCATTGCTGAATTCATGGGCTCTGAATAATACAACATCTGGAGCATCCATTTCTACTACTTCTTCACCCGAACCCAACAAATCAAACATTTCTTTAACGCCGTCGTGTTGTTCTCGATCCAGATTGGTCCGAGCTTCTTCTGAGTCGGATCTACGTCACCTTAGCGTCGTTTCACCTAAGTTAAACCCATTCGGGTCTGGTTATGGGTTGGAATCCGGGTTCGGTTTCGGTTCTGCATCGAGACTGCTGATGAATAGTGGGTTGGGTTTGAGAGAGAGAGTTGTGGAGGATGAGGAAGAGGAGTGTGATGTTGTGGAGAGAGAAAATATGGGTTTGAGTTGTGATGGATCCGGTGGTATAGGTGGTGGGTTTGACGGCGGAAATGGGTTCGGATTTGGGTTTGGAAGTTGGGATTCGAATAACGAAAATGGTGGTGAAAGTACTGATTTGTATTATCAGAAAATGATTGAGGCTAATCCTGGGAATCCTCTTCTTTTGGGTAACTATGCCAAATTCTTGAAAGag TTCCAAGGAGACTATGTTAAAGCAGAAGAGTATTGTGGGAGAGCAATACTAGCAAATCCCAGTGATGGGAATCTTCTATCGCTCTATGCAGATTTGATATGGAAGACTCAGAAAGATTCATCAAGAGCTGAAACTTACTTTGATCAGGCTGTCAAAGCATCCCCTGATGACTG TTACGTTCTAGCTTCATATGCACACTTCCTTTGGGATGCcgatgaagatgaagaggaaGACAAGGAAGATATGAAAATGTGTAGCAATTCAATGCCATTGCCATCAAGGTACTTCGAAGGCGTTCCTCCTCTCCCGCCTCCTTTAGCTGCTGCTTCTTGA